A region of Clostridium acetobutylicum ATCC 824 DNA encodes the following proteins:
- a CDS encoding WXG100 family type VII secretion target: protein MFDKAALECEDIKKSIEKSTTQLIDSWYGESCTAFEKTYLILDRKLNTYTEILQEYSKALYDISETYQNTDGDIAKAMSKAVNEASEQK from the coding sequence ATGTTTGATAAGGCGGCTTTAGAATGTGAAGATATAAAGAAAAGTATAGAAAAATCAACAACACAATTAATTGATTCATGGTATGGAGAAAGTTGTACGGCTTTTGAAAAAACATATCTTATTTTAGATAGAAAGCTTAATACATATACGGAAATATTACAAGAATACTCTAAAGCTTTATATGATATATCAGAAACTTATCAAAATACAGATGGTGATATAGCAAAAGCTATGTCAAAGGCTGTAAATGAAGCAAGTGAACAAAAATGA